From the Octadecabacter antarcticus 307 genome, one window contains:
- a CDS encoding heme lyase CcmF/NrfE family subunit: MITELGHFALILAALVGVVQMVVPLVGAHMGWRGWMALADPAAVVQLLLVGVSFAALTYAFVVSDFSVKLVASNSHSAKPMLYKISGVWGNHEGSMLLWQLILVLFGACASWFGGNLPSSLRARVLGVQASVSVAFYAFILFTSNPFERLEFPPFDGRDLNPLLQDPGLAFHPPFLYLGYVGLSMSFSFAIAALLEGRVDAAWGRWVRPWTLAAWIFLTIGIALGSWWAYYELGWGGFWFWDPVENASLMPWLLAAALLHSAIVVEKRESLKAWTILLAILAFGFSLLGTFIVRSGVLTSVHAFANDPERGVFILMILAFFVGGGLLLFALRAGSMESKGVFGLVSRETAIVSNNVLLAVSCFVVFWGTIWPLVVELASANAVWGGGMTNPFYAIGLFDRPEQVSVGPPFFNFAFTLIFVPLTLVLPIGAVLAWKRGSLARAAKSMAPVAALAIACGLLAYAVQTGRSAMGPIGVALGIWVVGGAAMDLWLRTGRGALEDRVKRLIRLPRADWGKFTAHAGMGVTVFAVAALLAWEDEDIRVAQIGDRWQVGIHEIELTDVVDIEGPNYFGEGGIITVIRNGRDVGKVFAEKRIYPVAQMPTTEAGIRNGILRDVYVVLGDRQTGGGWAVRTYIKPFANWVWGGAILMALGGFISLSDRRLRVAAGAAKSVEKPTAKPVPAE; encoded by the coding sequence ATGATTACTGAGCTTGGACATTTCGCGTTGATTCTGGCGGCCCTTGTAGGGGTCGTGCAGATGGTCGTGCCATTGGTAGGCGCGCATATGGGGTGGCGCGGCTGGATGGCGTTGGCGGACCCTGCAGCGGTGGTGCAATTGCTGCTTGTCGGCGTGAGCTTTGCGGCACTTACCTATGCGTTTGTGGTGTCTGACTTTTCCGTCAAATTAGTGGCGTCGAACAGCCATTCGGCTAAACCTATGCTGTATAAGATATCGGGAGTTTGGGGCAATCACGAAGGGTCGATGCTGCTGTGGCAGCTTATTTTGGTGCTGTTTGGCGCTTGTGCCAGCTGGTTTGGCGGTAACCTGCCTTCCAGTTTGCGCGCCCGCGTTTTGGGTGTGCAGGCGTCGGTCAGTGTCGCTTTTTACGCGTTTATATTATTTACATCAAACCCGTTCGAACGGCTGGAATTTCCACCCTTCGACGGGCGTGATCTGAACCCACTTTTGCAGGACCCCGGATTGGCGTTTCACCCACCGTTTTTGTATTTGGGCTACGTCGGGCTAAGCATGTCGTTTTCGTTTGCGATTGCCGCCTTGCTCGAAGGGCGCGTTGATGCCGCCTGGGGACGATGGGTGCGCCCGTGGACTTTGGCGGCGTGGATATTCCTGACCATCGGCATTGCGCTGGGGTCATGGTGGGCGTATTATGAACTGGGCTGGGGTGGCTTTTGGTTCTGGGACCCTGTTGAGAACGCGTCCTTGATGCCGTGGCTACTTGCCGCAGCACTGCTGCATTCGGCCATCGTTGTGGAGAAACGCGAGAGCCTGAAGGCGTGGACAATTCTGCTGGCAATTCTTGCATTCGGGTTTTCATTACTTGGCACGTTTATCGTGCGATCCGGCGTTCTGACATCCGTACATGCTTTCGCCAATGACCCCGAACGCGGCGTGTTCATTCTAATGATCCTCGCGTTTTTCGTTGGCGGCGGTTTGCTGCTGTTCGCTCTTCGTGCCGGATCGATGGAATCCAAAGGTGTGTTTGGTCTGGTCAGTCGTGAAACCGCCATTGTGTCGAACAATGTGCTTTTGGCGGTGTCCTGTTTCGTAGTGTTCTGGGGCACGATTTGGCCGTTGGTTGTCGAACTTGCGTCGGCTAATGCGGTGTGGGGCGGGGGAATGACCAACCCGTTTTACGCCATAGGATTGTTTGATCGACCCGAACAGGTGTCGGTCGGGCCACCGTTTTTCAACTTTGCTTTCACGCTTATTTTTGTACCGCTCACGCTCGTCCTACCGATTGGTGCGGTGCTGGCATGGAAACGTGGCAGTCTGGCGCGGGCCGCCAAATCCATGGCACCAGTTGCTGCCCTGGCGATTGCCTGCGGTTTGCTGGCGTATGCGGTGCAGACAGGACGGTCCGCTATGGGGCCGATCGGCGTCGCCCTTGGAATTTGGGTCGTTGGTGGTGCCGCCATGGATTTGTGGCTGCGCACGGGGCGCGGTGCGCTGGAAGATCGGGTGAAACGTTTGATCCGTTTGCCGCGTGCTGATTGGGGTAAATTCACCGCCCACGCCGGTATGGGGGTTACGGTTTTTGCAGTGGCCGCATTGCTTGCATGGGAAGACGAAGACATTCGCGTCGCCCAAATCGGGGATCGCTGGCAGGTTGGAATTCATGAAATCGAATTGACCGACGTGGTCGATATTGAAGGGCCAAATTATTTTGGCGAAGGCGGTATAATCACTGTCATCCGCAATGGGCGTGACGTTGGGAAGGTCTTTGCGGAGAAACGCATCTATCCAGTGGCACAGATGCCAACAACCGAAGCGGGGATTCGTAATGGCATCCTGCGCGACGTTTATGTTGTGCTGGGTGATCGGCAAACTGGCGGTGGCTGGGCCGTGCGTACCTACATCAAACCTTTTGCAAATTGGGTTTGGGGTGGTGCGATTTTGATGGCGCTGGGTGGCTTCATCTCTCTCAGCGACAGGCGGCTGCGGGTTGCTGCGGGGGCCGCGAAATCCGTTGAGAAACCCACTGCAAAACCGGTACCGGCAGAATGA
- a CDS encoding cytochrome c-type biogenesis protein gives MKWLVLIFCLLAAPLAAVQPDEVLDDAALEIRARALSADLRCPVCRNESIDESHADIARDLRLLLRERLVAGDTDSQAMQFLVDRYGEYILLNPRVAGVNILLWFAAPFMLLLAGAIAVVTIRGRSRAAGPDALNMDEQKRLYDIMGK, from the coding sequence ATGAAGTGGCTCGTTCTTATCTTTTGTCTTTTGGCCGCGCCCTTGGCAGCTGTTCAACCGGATGAGGTGCTGGACGACGCCGCGCTTGAAATTCGCGCCCGCGCGCTGTCTGCAGATCTGCGCTGCCCTGTGTGTCGCAATGAAAGCATTGATGAAAGTCATGCAGACATTGCCCGTGACCTGCGGCTTTTGCTGCGCGAACGGCTGGTCGCAGGCGATACTGACTCGCAGGCGATGCAATTTCTGGTGGATCGTTACGGTGAATATATCCTACTAAACCCGCGGGTTGCAGGGGTAAATATTTTGCTGTGGTTCGCCGCGCCGTTCATGCTGCTGCTAGCGGGTGCCATTGCAGTTGTGACGATCAGGGGGCGGTCGCGTGCGGCTGGGCCCGATGCCTTAAACATGGATGAACAAAAACGCCTCTATGATATTATGGGCAAGTAA
- a CDS encoding enoyl-CoA hydratase-related protein, with amino-acid sequence MEYAVIQLETANNVATLTLNRPAMKNALNVQMRAEITHAVKAAQRDARVLVIGGAGDAFCSGQDLGDSGNATNLDLERTLRDEYVPMLKAIFECKIPTICAVHGAAAGAGANLALAADVVIAAEEAYFIQAFTRIGLIPDAGGTYWLPRQMGAAKAMGVALFGDKITGRQAADWGMIYEAVPLKDFDTHVASRALHLAKGPTAAYQRVKTAMRGSFENTLDQQLAMEARLQGECGKTRDFQEGVLAFMEKRPANYEGR; translated from the coding sequence ATGGAATACGCCGTTATCCAGCTTGAGACTGCCAACAATGTCGCCACATTAACGCTGAACCGCCCAGCCATGAAGAACGCGTTGAACGTACAAATGCGCGCTGAAATCACCCACGCGGTGAAGGCGGCGCAGCGTGACGCCCGCGTGTTGGTCATCGGTGGTGCGGGGGATGCGTTTTGCAGCGGTCAGGATTTAGGCGACAGCGGCAATGCTACGAACCTTGATCTGGAACGTACGCTACGCGACGAATATGTGCCGATGCTCAAAGCGATATTTGAGTGTAAAATTCCAACGATCTGCGCGGTGCACGGTGCGGCTGCGGGGGCGGGTGCGAACCTTGCGCTGGCGGCGGATGTGGTGATTGCCGCCGAAGAAGCCTACTTCATTCAGGCATTTACCCGAATTGGCCTGATCCCCGATGCGGGTGGTACGTATTGGTTGCCGCGTCAGATGGGGGCGGCCAAGGCGATGGGGGTTGCGCTGTTTGGCGACAAGATCACCGGACGCCAAGCCGCTGATTGGGGCATGATCTATGAGGCTGTGCCGCTGAAAGATTTCGACACTCACGTGGCATCTCGTGCGCTGCATTTGGCCAAAGGGCCTACAGCGGCCTATCAACGTGTCAAAACAGCGATGCGGGGATCGTTTGAAAACACGCTGGATCAACAACTCGCCATGGAAGCGCGCCTGCAAGGGGAATGCGGCAAGACCCGCGATTTCCAAGAAGGCGTTCTAGCGTTTATGGAAAAGCGCCCCGCGAACTACGAGGGGCGCTAG
- a CDS encoding GNAT family N-acetyltransferase, which yields MLHTERLILRGGQAGDLEDMLAIYSDPRAMQYWSTAPHADPSVTQDLLKRRVAHWDSSRTNFQIEWKNRVIGNAGNFWRNEIGFILHPDHWRKSIITEAMDAIIPHLWTNTDHIAMTADADPLNIASVSLLTSLGFRETHRAERTFCINDVWSDSVYFALQRPA from the coding sequence ATGTTGCACACCGAAAGACTGATTTTGCGCGGTGGACAAGCCGGCGATCTTGAAGATATGTTAGCGATCTATTCAGATCCACGGGCGATGCAATACTGGTCCACCGCGCCACACGCAGACCCAAGTGTGACGCAGGACCTCCTGAAGCGCCGTGTGGCCCACTGGGACAGCTCAAGAACAAATTTCCAAATCGAATGGAAAAACCGTGTCATAGGCAACGCGGGCAATTTTTGGCGCAATGAAATCGGTTTCATCCTGCACCCCGACCATTGGCGCAAAAGCATCATCACCGAAGCGATGGACGCAATCATCCCGCATTTGTGGACCAACACGGATCACATTGCAATGACCGCAGATGCTGACCCGCTCAACATCGCCTCAGTCAGCCTGCTCACCTCCCTTGGGTTCAGGGAAACGCACCGCGCCGAGCGCACATTTTGTATCAATGATGTGTGGTCTGATAGCGTCTACTTCGCGCTGCAGCGACCTGCATAA
- the gltA gene encoding citrate synthase yields MADQKTATLTIDGKSYELPILSPTAGPDVIDIRKLYSQAGVFTYDPGFTSTAACDSTITFIDGDKGELLHRGYPIDQLAEKSHYLEVCFALLYGDLPSADELEKFERLVTNHTMIHEQMHMFFRGFRRDAHPMATMVGVVGAMSAFYHDSTDPNDPHQREVASIRLIAKMPTIAAMAYKYSIGQPFVYPRNDLDYASNFLNMCFSVPAEDYNVNPILARAMDRIFTLHADHEQNASTSTVRLASSSGANPFACIAAGIACLWGPAHGGANQACLEMLKEIGTVDRIPEFIARAKDKNDSYRLMGFGHRVYKNFDPRATVLKQSADEVLELMGVHDNPLLQVAMELEKQALADPYFAEKKLFPNVDFYSGIILEAMGFPTSMFTPIFALARTVGWISQWKEQLDDPQLKIGRPRQLYMGETAINYVDIEDR; encoded by the coding sequence ATGGCTGATCAGAAAACTGCAACGCTGACGATTGATGGCAAATCCTATGAGTTGCCTATTCTTTCCCCGACCGCTGGGCCGGATGTCATCGATATTCGCAAACTTTATAGTCAAGCGGGCGTGTTTACTTATGATCCGGGTTTTACGTCGACTGCAGCCTGCGACAGCACAATTACGTTCATTGACGGCGATAAAGGCGAATTGCTGCACCGCGGCTACCCGATTGACCAGCTGGCCGAAAAATCCCACTACCTCGAGGTGTGTTTTGCGCTGCTTTACGGCGATCTTCCGTCCGCTGACGAGCTGGAAAAGTTTGAACGCCTCGTCACGAACCACACAATGATCCACGAACAGATGCACATGTTCTTTCGGGGCTTTCGCCGCGATGCGCATCCTATGGCGACGATGGTCGGCGTGGTTGGGGCGATGTCAGCGTTTTATCACGACAGCACAGACCCTAACGATCCGCACCAGCGCGAAGTGGCGTCCATCCGTCTGATCGCTAAAATGCCGACGATTGCAGCAATGGCGTACAAATATTCCATTGGCCAGCCATTCGTTTACCCGCGCAATGACCTCGATTATGCGTCCAATTTCTTGAATATGTGTTTCAGCGTTCCGGCAGAAGACTACAATGTGAACCCGATCCTTGCGCGCGCAATGGACCGTATTTTTACGCTGCATGCGGATCATGAACAAAATGCATCGACGTCGACTGTGCGCCTTGCGTCATCATCAGGTGCCAACCCGTTTGCCTGTATTGCCGCTGGAATCGCTTGTCTTTGGGGTCCCGCACATGGTGGCGCGAACCAAGCCTGCCTCGAAATGCTCAAGGAAATTGGCACAGTCGATCGCATTCCTGAATTCATTGCGCGCGCAAAAGACAAGAACGACAGCTACCGTCTGATGGGCTTTGGCCACCGCGTTTACAAAAACTTCGATCCGCGCGCCACTGTGCTGAAACAATCCGCCGACGAAGTGCTCGAATTGATGGGCGTGCACGACAACCCGCTTCTTCAGGTCGCGATGGAGCTTGAAAAACAAGCGCTCGCTGATCCCTACTTTGCTGAGAAAAAGCTGTTCCCGAACGTGGACTTCTATTCCGGTATCATCCTCGAAGCGATGGGTTTCCCGACGTCGATGTTCACACCAATCTTCGCATTGGCGCGCACCGTTGGCTGGATTTCGCAGTGGAAAGAACAGCTTGACGATCCACAGCTGAAAATTGGGCGGCCCCGTCAGCTGTATATGGGTGAAACGGCCATTAACTATGTGGATATTGAAGACCGTTAA
- the gltX gene encoding glutamate--tRNA ligase has translation MPTSNSEAQVVTRFAPSPTGALHIGGARTALFNWLYARGRGGKFLLRIEDTDKARSTDENTQAILDGLTWLGLDWDGEPTSQAAAANRHADVAHRMLADGHAYKCFATQDEIEAFRENARANKVSTLYRSPWRDVVDADHPDLPFVVRIKAIGLEHDGQFFADFIYDEVQGKVVYHPHLLDDIVLLRSDGSPTYMLAVVVDDHDMGVTHVIRGDDHLGNTSRQKMIYDAMSWKMPIWAHIPLIFGPDGKKLSKRHGATGASEYQALGYPAAGMRNYLTRLGWSHGDDEFFSDAQALDWFDFGGIGKSPARFDTKKLENLCGQHIAVTDDAALLHELAAFLAVTDANALTATQSDAMLQAMPSLKERAKTFPELIDKAHFILTSRPIAIDEKPAKSLDDVHKGILAELTPQLQTVSWTRDELEGSVAALAQAHDTKLGKLAGPLRAALAGRAVSPSVFDMMLVLGRDETISRIKDATC, from the coding sequence ATGCCAACGTCCAATTCTGAAGCCCAAGTCGTCACCCGTTTCGCCCCCTCGCCAACGGGGGCGCTGCACATCGGCGGCGCACGCACGGCGCTGTTCAACTGGCTTTACGCACGCGGGCGTGGCGGTAAATTCTTGCTGCGGATTGAAGACACCGACAAGGCACGATCCACGGATGAAAACACGCAGGCGATCCTTGACGGGCTAACATGGCTAGGCCTTGATTGGGACGGCGAACCGACGTCGCAGGCCGCAGCTGCCAATCGCCACGCGGACGTCGCGCACCGCATGCTTGCCGATGGGCATGCCTACAAATGTTTCGCCACCCAAGATGAGATTGAAGCGTTCCGCGAGAATGCGCGCGCCAACAAGGTCTCAACCCTCTATCGTTCCCCGTGGCGCGATGTCGTGGACGCCGACCACCCCGATCTGCCGTTTGTTGTCCGGATCAAAGCAATTGGCTTAGAACACGATGGTCAATTTTTCGCCGACTTCATTTATGATGAAGTCCAAGGAAAGGTCGTATACCATCCACATCTATTGGATGACATAGTCCTATTGCGATCTGACGGGTCGCCAACATACATGTTAGCCGTCGTAGTCGACGATCACGACATGGGAGTGACCCACGTAATTCGGGGAGACGACCACCTCGGAAACACTTCACGACAGAAGATGATATATGATGCTATGAGTTGGAAAATGCCCATTTGGGCCCACATACCGCTAATTTTTGGGCCCGATGGCAAAAAGCTATCCAAACGCCACGGTGCGACGGGTGCGTCCGAATATCAGGCCTTGGGCTATCCAGCCGCTGGCATGCGTAACTATTTGACCCGTTTGGGCTGGTCACACGGCGACGATGAATTTTTCAGCGATGCGCAGGCGCTTGACTGGTTTGATTTCGGTGGCATCGGCAAAAGTCCCGCGCGATTTGATACCAAAAAGCTCGAAAACCTGTGCGGTCAGCATATCGCTGTGACCGACGATGCTGCACTGCTGCATGAACTTGCGGCATTTCTGGCGGTGACAGATGCAAATGCGCTAACGGCCACCCAGAGTGACGCCATGTTGCAGGCCATGCCAAGTCTGAAAGAGCGCGCGAAGACATTTCCGGAACTGATTGATAAAGCGCACTTTATCTTAACTTCGCGGCCGATTGCCATTGATGAAAAGCCTGCCAAATCGCTTGACGATGTACACAAAGGTATACTGGCAGAATTGACGCCGCAGCTGCAAACTGTTAGCTGGACGCGAGACGAACTTGAGGGGAGCGTGGCCGCCCTCGCGCAGGCCCATGACACCAAACTCGGCAAACTTGCTGGTCCGCTGCGCGCGGCACTTGCAGGTCGCGCTGTATCCCCTTCGGTCTTCGATATGATGCTGGTCCTTGGACGCGACGAAACTATCTCTCGCATTAAGGACGCCACTTGCTGA
- a CDS encoding ComEC/Rec2 family competence protein: protein MRKLHDLWAQLGAQRGHLFGWTPVVLGLGICGYFAAQSEPAAITCIMVLGFGLFGIAVQRLLPDGLRIIVVGMALLLAGFGLAGLRANVVAEPVLGFRYYGPIQGRIIEIDRSVSDAVRLTLDRVVLARMDAAHTPASVRISLHGDQGFITPEPGQVVLMTGHLSPPSGPVEPGGFDFQRMAWFEGLGAVGYTRTPVLLGAVASEGSAGLWVYRQRVAISRGVQDRLEGESGAFAAAIMTGDRSGIGQNSLTALRAFNLAHLLAISGMHMGILAAFIFATLRYGFALWPSAALRWPTKKIAANGALVAAAGYLALSGGNVSTERAFVMVAVMLVAVLFDRRALTLRAVAIAALIVLTLLPEALFGPGFQMSFAATTALVAVFGVMRQLDLPRVPRWAKSIGAVFISSLVAGLATAPFAAFHFNQIAQLGLIANLMSVPLMGTLVMPAAVLAALLAPLGLEMIGLWVMDLGLRWILGVAHFVAGQDGALRHVVTPGPEVLALIALGGIFVVQWRGSIRLAGVAPVILGFALWQVAERPAVLIADSGSLIGVMTETGRDVSKESGESFAADSWLENDGAPVEQWVAYARDGLLERGRAVSVTVAGTRVLNLRGATALAAIDGCGGADIVITNQEMGDMAGCEVYDAVRLRETGAMAGWVLSGKLHLISVRDHTGERIWNTASVRQRDRLLMTLFAQAWD from the coding sequence GTGCGCAAGCTGCACGACCTTTGGGCACAACTCGGTGCGCAGCGCGGTCATCTGTTCGGTTGGACACCTGTTGTGCTGGGCCTCGGGATTTGTGGCTACTTCGCAGCGCAGAGCGAACCTGCGGCGATCACCTGTATTATGGTGCTGGGGTTCGGGCTGTTCGGGATTGCTGTGCAGCGGCTTTTGCCCGATGGCCTGCGCATCATCGTGGTTGGTATGGCGTTGCTTTTGGCGGGATTTGGGCTGGCCGGACTGCGCGCGAACGTCGTGGCAGAGCCGGTGTTGGGGTTTCGGTATTATGGCCCCATCCAAGGACGCATCATTGAAATTGACCGATCCGTATCAGACGCGGTGCGGTTGACGCTTGATCGTGTGGTGTTGGCGCGGATGGACGCCGCACACACACCCGCATCAGTGCGGATTTCGCTGCATGGCGATCAAGGGTTTATCACGCCGGAACCAGGGCAGGTGGTGTTGATGACGGGACATCTGTCGCCACCATCGGGCCCAGTAGAACCGGGTGGTTTTGATTTCCAGCGCATGGCGTGGTTCGAAGGGCTTGGTGCTGTCGGCTATACGCGCACCCCTGTTTTATTAGGGGCTGTGGCCAGTGAGGGGTCTGCGGGTCTGTGGGTCTATCGTCAAAGGGTCGCCATCAGTCGTGGGGTGCAGGACCGATTGGAAGGTGAATCAGGGGCCTTTGCCGCCGCGATCATGACGGGGGACCGATCCGGTATAGGGCAGAACAGTTTGACAGCGCTTCGGGCGTTCAATCTGGCGCATTTGTTAGCAATCTCTGGCATGCATATGGGCATTTTGGCTGCGTTCATATTCGCGACGTTGCGCTATGGATTCGCGCTGTGGCCATCGGCTGCACTGCGCTGGCCGACAAAGAAAATCGCCGCCAACGGTGCGCTGGTCGCGGCTGCTGGATATCTGGCGTTGTCGGGCGGCAATGTGTCAACGGAACGCGCATTCGTCATGGTTGCAGTGATGTTGGTTGCGGTTTTGTTTGACCGTCGTGCCCTGACGTTGCGGGCCGTCGCAATTGCGGCGTTGATCGTGCTGACGTTGCTGCCCGAAGCCCTGTTTGGCCCAGGGTTTCAGATGTCATTCGCTGCCACGACAGCCTTGGTCGCTGTGTTCGGTGTGATGCGCCAGTTAGACCTGCCGCGCGTACCACGATGGGCAAAATCCATTGGGGCGGTGTTTATTTCGTCGTTGGTGGCGGGGTTGGCGACAGCACCGTTTGCGGCGTTTCATTTCAATCAAATCGCGCAGCTTGGACTGATTGCGAACCTGATGTCGGTGCCTTTGATGGGCACGTTGGTGATGCCTGCGGCGGTCTTGGCCGCACTCCTTGCGCCCCTTGGGTTAGAAATGATCGGGCTTTGGGTGATGGATCTTGGCCTGCGCTGGATTTTGGGTGTGGCACATTTTGTCGCCGGTCAGGACGGTGCATTGCGACATGTGGTGACACCGGGGCCCGAGGTTTTGGCGCTGATCGCATTGGGGGGGATATTTGTGGTGCAGTGGCGCGGATCGATCAGGTTGGCAGGCGTGGCGCCAGTGATCTTGGGGTTCGCGCTTTGGCAGGTGGCGGAGCGTCCGGCGGTGTTGATCGCAGATTCGGGGTCTTTGATCGGAGTGATGACCGAAACTGGCCGCGATGTGTCAAAGGAGAGTGGTGAGTCGTTTGCCGCAGACAGTTGGCTAGAAAATGATGGCGCACCCGTTGAACAATGGGTGGCCTACGCGCGCGATGGATTGTTGGAACGGGGCCGCGCGGTGTCAGTGACGGTGGCAGGAACGCGGGTGTTGAACCTGCGCGGCGCCACGGCGTTGGCGGCGATTGACGGCTGTGGCGGCGCTGATATCGTGATCACCAATCAGGAAATGGGCGATATGGCAGGATGTGAGGTTTACGACGCGGTGCGCCTGCGCGAAACGGGCGCGATGGCGGGATGGGTCTTGTCGGGGAAATTACACCTGATCTCAGTGCGCGACCACACAGGAGAGCGGATTTGGAACACCGCATCCGTACGCCAGCGCGACCGGCTTTTGATGACCCTGTTCGCGCAAGCGTGGGACTAA
- the lexA gene encoding transcriptional repressor LexA — protein MLTKKQLDLLEFIQKRVARDGVPPSFDEMKEALDLRSKSGIHRLITALEERGFIRRLAHRARALEIVKLPDALQTKLDAASGFNPRVINGDRPGNRPRAAQSLETGGAIELPVMGRIAAGVPIAAISEISHNVSVPASMVGKGEHYALEVKGDSMIDAGINDGDVVVIRETSTAQTGDIVVALVEDAEATLKRYRRNGNTIALEAANPAYETRLYRDDQVKVQGCLVGLIRTY, from the coding sequence ATGCTCACAAAGAAGCAACTTGATCTGTTAGAATTCATCCAAAAACGCGTCGCCCGCGATGGTGTCCCGCCAAGCTTTGATGAAATGAAAGAAGCCCTTGATTTACGGTCTAAATCCGGTATTCACCGCCTGATTACTGCGCTTGAGGAACGTGGATTTATCCGCCGCCTCGCGCACCGTGCCCGCGCCCTTGAAATTGTGAAACTTCCCGACGCATTGCAGACCAAGCTTGATGCGGCATCCGGTTTTAATCCGCGCGTGATTAATGGCGACCGCCCAGGCAACCGCCCACGTGCTGCGCAATCGCTTGAAACTGGCGGTGCTATTGAACTGCCGGTGATGGGTCGCATTGCTGCGGGTGTGCCAATCGCCGCTATTTCTGAGATCAGCCACAATGTGTCTGTTCCGGCGTCCATGGTTGGCAAAGGTGAACATTACGCCCTCGAAGTTAAAGGCGATTCAATGATCGACGCGGGGATCAATGACGGCGATGTCGTGGTGATCCGTGAGACCTCGACCGCGCAGACCGGTGATATCGTCGTGGCTTTGGTGGAAGACGCGGAAGCCACGCTGAAACGCTATCGTCGCAACGGCAACACCATCGCACTTGAGGCGGCGAACCCTGCCTATGAAACCCGTCTGTATCGCGATGATCAGGTCAAGGTTCAGGGCTGTTTGGTCGGCCTTATTCGAACGTATTAA
- a CDS encoding molybdopterin molybdotransferase MoeA, translating into MITVEQAQALCLALVQTGPTETVALADAHGRTLADPVQAKRDQPPFPASAMDGYAIRSSDAKVSATLTVIAESAAGHGWGGTVKTGQAVRIFTGAPVPRGAEQVVIQENVTRTDDTISLGTDAMNNNNIRQQGADFTKEFIFEAPRKLTPSDLALIAAMNHATLRVTRRPKVALISTGDELLMPGGNPAPDQIIASNVFALRAMLRDAGANPNILPIALDTPDALDAILQQASDWGADIIVTIGGASVGDHDLVAPALDRFGVTRSFHKIAMRPGKPLMAGAKGTTAFLGLPGNPVSAVVCGYLFLLPMVRRALGQSDVLPRGVTARLDAPLPAGGPRAHYMRAHYSEGENTRTVTAFDKQDSSMLTVLAEANCLLLRPIDHPAKAVDDPVTIYPI; encoded by the coding sequence ATGATCACCGTTGAACAGGCGCAGGCGCTATGCCTCGCGCTTGTCCAAACCGGACCAACAGAAACTGTCGCGCTTGCTGATGCCCATGGCCGCACTCTGGCGGACCCTGTGCAGGCCAAACGTGACCAGCCACCGTTCCCCGCCTCTGCGATGGATGGATATGCGATCCGCAGCAGCGACGCAAAGGTCAGTGCCACCCTCACGGTCATCGCGGAATCTGCGGCGGGGCACGGTTGGGGCGGCACAGTCAAAACCGGTCAAGCGGTGCGTATCTTTACCGGTGCACCAGTGCCACGCGGCGCGGAACAAGTCGTTATTCAGGAAAATGTGACCCGCACTGACGACACGATCAGCCTTGGCACCGACGCGATGAATAACAATAATATCCGCCAACAAGGTGCTGACTTTACAAAGGAATTTATATTTGAGGCGCCACGAAAGCTGACGCCTTCCGACCTCGCGCTCATTGCGGCGATGAACCACGCGACCCTGCGCGTGACCCGCCGCCCGAAGGTCGCGCTGATATCCACAGGTGATGAACTCTTGATGCCAGGCGGCAATCCTGCGCCCGATCAAATCATCGCATCAAACGTCTTTGCGCTGCGGGCGATGCTGCGAGACGCTGGGGCAAATCCCAACATCCTGCCGATCGCGCTGGACACGCCGGATGCCCTTGATGCGATCCTGCAACAGGCCAGCGATTGGGGGGCGGACATCATCGTCACCATCGGCGGCGCGTCGGTGGGTGATCATGATCTCGTGGCGCCCGCGTTGGACCGCTTTGGCGTGACCCGCAGCTTTCACAAGATCGCAATGCGCCCCGGCAAACCGCTGATGGCGGGCGCGAAGGGCACAACGGCCTTCCTCGGACTGCCGGGGAATCCGGTGTCTGCTGTGGTCTGTGGCTATCTATTCCTCTTGCCGATGGTGCGCCGCGCCCTTGGCCAATCGGACGTCCTTCCACGCGGCGTAACTGCCCGCCTTGATGCGCCACTACCCGCCGGTGGGCCGCGCGCCCATTATATGCGTGCGCACTATAGCGAAGGTGAAAACACCCGCACAGTCACCGCGTTCGACAAGCAAGACAGTTCTATGCTGACCGTCTTGGCCGAGGCCAATTGCCTGCTGCTGCGCCCGATAGATCACCCCGCCAAAGCGGTGGACGATCCGGTAACAATCTACCCGATCTAA